One Comamonas sp. 26 genomic region harbors:
- a CDS encoding DNA internalization-related competence protein ComEC/Rec2, translating into MQPKSPPPIQRSRLSWLAPLWGCVLGAAWQVTQAQLWGLWVYQGLLVLGLLILLMAKPLRRRPLLCWLLLMWAAACCVAGVTGWRAHAYLAQTLPKPLEAVDLQVEGTIASMLQTTSNGQRWRFAVDAAPPGVPPLIELAWYGPYGKELDSSQPLIPPWAQGVALNPGQRWRLTVRIKRPHGARNPHGFDYELQAWEQGVQATGYVREQAQQQLLAVTGQYPLQRCRQWLRDRIQAQSPRLQTWLSGVAPERQLAALGVAAALAVGDQQAIDRKDWAMFRQTGVSHLMSISGLHITMFAWLAALVVGRLWRCSAWTCRIFPAPHVALLAGVALATAYALFSGWGLPAQRTVCMLAVVALLQMLGARWPWPCVWLLALAVVVVLDPWALWQAGFWLSFVAVGVLLASNSIAAGAYGESATGRFLSKFYALWREQWLISLALAPLGLLLFGQVSIVGLLANLIAIPWVTLVVTPLALLAALVPVAAAGAALAMLPLMRLLQWLAELPWAVWALPQPAWWASVLAIAAGLLLIAPLPARLRLVATLFALPALLWPQAWPNVGEFELQAVDIGQGNAVIVSTARHRLLYDAGPQYSRQSDAGERVIAPLLAAQGMHLDVMMLSHRDSDHTGGALAVKAAQPQVQIWGSDSVINDPLLAALAPVQRCTQGQHWQWDGVTFEVLHPPEGDALLNGRKPQPNFGSCVLRIRSASGRVALLAGDIEAAQEQLLLQTRVMDPVDWLLVPHHGSKTSSTEAWVKALHPHWGVVQAGYLNRFGHPVAAVVERYETAGSQLVLQDRCGAALWQSDRPADLQCERQVRAHYWDVHYPPP; encoded by the coding sequence GTGCAGCCAAAATCCCCACCGCCCATTCAGCGTTCGCGCCTTTCATGGCTTGCGCCGCTATGGGGCTGCGTGCTGGGTGCTGCGTGGCAGGTCACGCAGGCGCAGCTGTGGGGCTTGTGGGTCTATCAAGGCTTGCTGGTGCTGGGCTTGCTGATATTGTTGATGGCCAAGCCATTGCGGCGCAGGCCGCTGCTGTGCTGGTTGCTGCTGATGTGGGCTGCAGCCTGCTGCGTGGCCGGGGTCACAGGATGGCGTGCCCATGCTTATCTGGCGCAGACCTTGCCCAAGCCGCTGGAGGCGGTTGATTTGCAGGTGGAGGGCACGATTGCATCCATGCTGCAAACCACTAGCAACGGGCAGCGCTGGCGTTTTGCCGTGGATGCCGCTCCGCCCGGTGTGCCGCCTTTGATAGAGCTGGCCTGGTATGGCCCTTACGGAAAAGAGCTGGACAGCAGCCAGCCCCTGATTCCCCCATGGGCGCAGGGCGTAGCGTTGAACCCCGGCCAGCGCTGGCGGCTGACGGTTCGCATCAAACGCCCGCACGGAGCACGCAACCCCCATGGTTTTGACTATGAGCTGCAAGCGTGGGAGCAGGGCGTTCAGGCCACAGGCTATGTGCGTGAGCAAGCGCAGCAGCAATTGCTGGCGGTGACAGGGCAATACCCGCTGCAGCGCTGTCGCCAGTGGCTGCGCGATCGTATTCAGGCCCAGTCGCCGCGCTTGCAGACATGGCTTTCGGGTGTAGCACCAGAGCGCCAGCTAGCGGCTCTGGGCGTGGCGGCGGCGCTGGCGGTGGGCGACCAGCAGGCGATTGACCGCAAGGACTGGGCGATGTTCCGCCAGACAGGGGTCTCTCATTTGATGAGCATCTCGGGCCTGCACATCACCATGTTTGCGTGGCTGGCGGCCTTGGTGGTGGGGCGCTTGTGGCGCTGCAGCGCATGGACTTGCCGCATTTTTCCGGCTCCGCATGTGGCTTTGCTGGCGGGTGTAGCGCTGGCGACAGCCTATGCATTGTTCAGTGGCTGGGGGCTGCCCGCGCAGCGCACGGTCTGCATGCTGGCGGTGGTGGCGCTGCTGCAGATGCTGGGTGCGCGCTGGCCTTGGCCCTGCGTGTGGCTGCTGGCGCTGGCCGTCGTGGTGGTGCTGGATCCGTGGGCGCTTTGGCAAGCAGGATTTTGGCTGAGCTTTGTGGCGGTGGGTGTGCTGCTTGCTTCTAATTCAATAGCTGCTGGCGCTTATGGTGAAAGCGCTACAGGCCGATTTCTCTCAAAATTTTATGCCCTGTGGCGTGAGCAGTGGCTGATCTCTCTGGCACTGGCACCGCTGGGGTTGCTGCTGTTCGGGCAGGTCTCCATCGTTGGCTTGCTGGCCAATCTGATTGCCATTCCATGGGTGACTCTGGTGGTCACGCCGCTGGCTTTGCTGGCGGCTTTGGTGCCTGTGGCGGCGGCTGGCGCTGCGCTGGCCATGCTGCCTTTGATGCGTTTACTGCAATGGCTGGCCGAGCTGCCCTGGGCCGTATGGGCCTTGCCCCAGCCGGCATGGTGGGCCAGTGTGCTGGCGATTGCAGCGGGCTTGTTGCTCATCGCGCCTTTGCCTGCGCGGCTTCGGCTGGTGGCGACCTTGTTCGCACTGCCTGCATTGCTCTGGCCACAGGCTTGGCCGAATGTGGGTGAATTTGAGCTGCAGGCCGTGGATATAGGGCAGGGCAATGCGGTCATCGTCAGTACGGCAAGGCATAGACTTCTGTATGACGCCGGGCCGCAATACAGCCGCCAAAGCGATGCAGGCGAGCGCGTAATTGCTCCTTTACTGGCTGCGCAGGGAATGCACCTGGACGTGATGATGCTCAGCCACCGCGACAGCGACCACACGGGCGGCGCACTGGCTGTTAAAGCCGCACAGCCGCAGGTGCAAATCTGGGGATCGGACTCGGTGATTAACGACCCGCTGCTGGCAGCCCTGGCCCCTGTGCAGCGCTGCACCCAAGGCCAGCACTGGCAGTGGGATGGTGTGACGTTTGAAGTGCTGCACCCGCCCGAAGGCGATGCATTGTTGAACGGGCGTAAGCCTCAGCCCAACTTTGGCAGCTGCGTGCTGCGCATACGCTCGGCCAGCGGCCGTGTGGCTTTGCTGGCTGGCGATATTGAGGCGGCGCAGGAGCAATTGCTTTTGCAGACCCGTGTGATGGACCCCGTGGACTGGCTGCTGGTGCCGCACCATGGCAGCAAGACTTCCTCGACCGAGGCGTGGGTCAAGGCACTGCACCCGCATTGGGGCGTGGTACAGGCAGGCTATCTGAATCGCTTTGGTCACCCGGTGGCGGCAGTGGTGGAGCGCTACGAGACAGCGGGTAGCCAGCTGGTGTTGCAGGACCGCTGCGGCGCCGCACTTTGGCAGTCTGATCGTCCTGCTGATTTGCAATGCGAGCGGCAGGTCCGGGCGCATTATTGGGATGTGCATTACCCGCCACCTTGA
- a CDS encoding RidA family protein, which yields MSINDTLKALNITLPEVAIPAAAYLPYMKSGNLVFLSGHIAKQNGQPWVGKLGENITTEEGKLAARAVAIDLLGTLQHACDGDLSRVKRIVKVMSLVNSTTSYTDQHLVTNGCSELLAQVFGEAGKHARSAFGVAQIPMGCCVEIELIAELAD from the coding sequence ATGAGCATCAACGACACACTCAAAGCCCTGAACATCACCCTGCCCGAAGTGGCCATCCCCGCCGCCGCTTACCTGCCCTATATGAAGTCCGGCAATCTGGTCTTCCTCAGCGGTCATATCGCCAAGCAAAACGGTCAGCCCTGGGTAGGCAAGCTGGGCGAGAACATCACAACCGAAGAAGGCAAGCTGGCCGCCCGCGCCGTGGCTATCGATCTGCTGGGTACGCTGCAACACGCCTGCGATGGCGACCTGAGCCGCGTCAAGCGCATCGTCAAGGTCATGAGCCTGGTCAACTCCACCACCAGCTACACCGACCAGCATCTGGTCACCAATGGCTGCAGCGAGCTGCTGGCTCAAGTCTTTGGCGAAGCAGGCAAGCACGCCCGCAGCGCCTTCGGCGTGGCACAGATCCCCATGGGCTGCTGCGTTGAAATCGAATTGATCGCCGAACTCGCTGACTAA
- the pdxY gene encoding pyridoxal kinase PdxY codes for MTTPPLVLSIQSHVAYGHVGNDAAMLPLQLLGIEPVAVHTVQFSNHTGYGEFKGQVFTPAHVQDVLDGLRARGVLERCTAVLSGYLGDAGVGEAILAAVQEVRASQPKAHYLCDPVMGDVGRGVFVRPGIPEFLRKRALSQASVITPNHYEFELLCGGPLTTVQAATQAARSMLRQMHDSQSALIVITSLRTDGLPTDQLATLAVTADKAWLVQTPYVDLHPLPNGMGDVFAAVLLGHLIQDKPIPDAVSRAVSSLYALVSRTEAGQRDLPLVACREQITKPVEIFAAVAVAEA; via the coding sequence ATGACTACGCCCCCTCTGGTTCTGAGCATTCAATCCCACGTCGCCTACGGCCATGTGGGCAATGACGCGGCCATGCTGCCGCTGCAGCTGCTGGGCATAGAGCCCGTGGCCGTGCACACCGTGCAGTTCTCCAACCACACGGGTTATGGCGAATTCAAAGGTCAGGTCTTCACTCCCGCCCATGTGCAGGACGTGCTGGACGGTCTGCGCGCACGTGGCGTGCTGGAGCGCTGCACCGCCGTGCTTTCCGGCTATCTGGGCGATGCCGGTGTGGGCGAAGCGATTTTGGCCGCCGTGCAGGAAGTGCGGGCCTCGCAGCCCAAGGCCCATTACCTGTGCGACCCGGTCATGGGCGATGTGGGGCGCGGCGTCTTCGTGCGCCCCGGCATCCCCGAATTCTTGCGCAAGCGCGCGCTGTCGCAAGCCAGCGTCATCACACCCAATCATTACGAGTTTGAACTGCTCTGCGGCGGTCCTCTGACCACCGTGCAGGCTGCCACACAGGCTGCACGCAGCATGCTCAGGCAAATGCATGACAGCCAGTCCGCATTGATTGTCATCACCAGCCTGCGCACCGACGGCCTGCCCACCGATCAACTGGCCACACTCGCCGTGACCGCTGACAAGGCCTGGCTGGTGCAAACGCCCTATGTCGACCTGCACCCTCTGCCCAATGGCATGGGCGATGTGTTTGCCGCAGTGCTGCTGGGCCACCTGATTCAGGACAAGCCCATCCCCGACGCCGTCTCGCGCGCGGTCAGCAGCCTCTACGCCCTGGTCTCTCGCACCGAGGCGGGGCAACGGGATTTGCCTCTGGTCGCCTGTCGCGAGCAGATTACTAAGCCTGTGGAGATATTTGCTGCAGTGGCTGTGGCTGAGGCGTAA
- the parC gene encoding DNA topoisomerase IV subunit A — MSDQTTPDLSLQAAGDVLDLGQYAQRAYLEYALSVVKGRALPDVCDGLKPVQRRILYAMDRMGLSYSGNNGNTAAKPVKSARVVGDVLGRFHPHGDQSAYDALVRMAQDFNQRYPLVDGQGNFGSRDGDGAAAMRYTEARLSKITSLLLDEIDMGTVDFVPNYDGSTQEPRQLPARLPFSLLNGASGIAVGLATEIPSHNLVEVAAACVSLIKKPNLSEEELLAMIPGPDYPGGGQIISSSSDIADAYRTGRGSLKVRARWKIEELARGQWQLVVTELPPGVSTQKVLEEIEDITNPKVKTGKKTLTQEQTQLKASMLAVLDCVRDESSKDAPVRIVFEPKTGKVPQSELITALLAHTSLESSSSINLTSIGLDGRPVQKSLRQMLEEWIAFRFQTVTRRSQHRLAKVLDRIHILEGRQAVLLNIDQVIAIIRASDEPKQALIEEFKLSDRQAEDILEIRLRQLARLEAIKIEQELKELRTEQGKLDDILGSEATMRRLICKEIETDSKTFGDARRTLIHEEKKVVAEVKVVDEPTTVIISDKGWVRTRQGHGVDAATLSFKAGDSLLGTFECRTVDQLLAFGSNGRVYSVPVSALPGGRGDGQPVTTLIELEAGTQLLYYFAGAESTQLLLSGSGAYGFMAAVGDMLSRQKAGKAFVTLGEGETLCAPSVVHGVPMNARAEYEEGGEQAAGLLNPATHVICASVGGRILTFEIGEIKAMPKGGRGLMLISLEDKDTLAGAAAYTRSIRLDGIGRGGKARTETLEIRSLNNARGNRGRKGKAADLGFKPQSVTRVE; from the coding sequence ATGAGCGATCAAACCACACCGGATTTGTCTCTTCAAGCCGCTGGCGATGTCCTGGACCTGGGTCAATACGCACAGCGCGCCTATCTTGAATACGCTTTGTCGGTCGTCAAAGGCCGTGCCTTGCCCGATGTCTGCGACGGCCTGAAACCCGTGCAGCGCCGCATTCTCTATGCGATGGATCGCATGGGCCTGAGCTATAGCGGCAACAACGGCAACACGGCGGCCAAGCCCGTCAAAAGCGCCCGCGTGGTGGGCGATGTGCTGGGCCGTTTTCATCCGCACGGCGACCAGTCTGCCTACGATGCACTGGTGCGCATGGCGCAGGACTTCAACCAGCGCTACCCGCTGGTCGACGGCCAAGGCAACTTCGGCAGCCGCGACGGTGACGGCGCAGCCGCCATGCGTTACACCGAAGCGCGACTGTCCAAAATTACCAGCCTGCTGCTCGACGAAATCGACATGGGCACGGTGGACTTTGTGCCCAACTATGACGGCAGCACGCAAGAGCCAAGGCAGTTGCCAGCTCGCCTGCCGTTTTCGCTGCTCAATGGCGCCAGCGGCATTGCCGTGGGCTTGGCCACTGAAATCCCCAGCCACAACTTGGTGGAAGTGGCTGCGGCCTGCGTGAGCCTGATCAAAAAGCCCAACCTCAGCGAAGAAGAGTTGCTGGCGATGATTCCCGGCCCCGACTATCCGGGCGGTGGCCAGATCATTTCTTCCAGCAGCGATATTGCCGATGCCTACCGCACCGGTCGCGGCAGCCTCAAGGTGCGCGCGCGCTGGAAGATTGAAGAGCTGGCACGCGGCCAGTGGCAACTGGTGGTGACAGAGCTGCCCCCTGGCGTTTCGACCCAGAAGGTGCTCGAAGAGATCGAGGACATCACCAACCCCAAGGTCAAGACCGGCAAGAAGACGCTGACGCAGGAACAGACCCAGCTCAAGGCCAGCATGCTGGCCGTGCTCGACTGTGTGCGCGACGAGTCGAGCAAGGATGCGCCAGTGCGCATCGTGTTCGAGCCCAAGACCGGCAAGGTTCCGCAATCCGAGCTGATTACGGCGCTGCTGGCCCACACCAGCCTCGAATCATCGAGCTCCATCAACCTGACCAGCATTGGTCTGGATGGTCGCCCCGTGCAGAAGTCGCTGCGCCAGATGCTGGAGGAGTGGATTGCCTTCCGCTTCCAGACGGTTACGCGCCGCAGCCAGCACCGTCTGGCCAAGGTACTGGACCGCATCCATATTCTGGAAGGCCGTCAGGCCGTTCTGCTCAATATTGATCAGGTCATCGCCATCATTCGCGCCAGCGATGAGCCCAAGCAGGCGCTGATTGAAGAGTTCAAACTCTCCGATCGTCAGGCCGAGGACATTCTTGAAATTCGCCTGCGCCAATTGGCGCGCCTTGAGGCGATCAAGATCGAGCAAGAGCTCAAAGAGCTGCGCACCGAGCAGGGCAAGCTGGATGATATCCTGGGCAGCGAAGCCACCATGCGCCGCCTGATCTGCAAGGAAATCGAGACCGATTCCAAAACCTTTGGCGATGCACGCCGAACGCTGATTCACGAGGAAAAGAAGGTCGTGGCCGAGGTCAAGGTGGTGGATGAACCCACCACGGTCATCATTTCCGACAAGGGCTGGGTGCGCACGCGTCAAGGCCACGGCGTGGATGCCGCCACTCTCAGCTTCAAAGCGGGCGACAGCCTGCTCGGCACATTTGAATGCCGCACGGTCGATCAACTGCTGGCCTTTGGCAGCAACGGCCGTGTGTACTCGGTGCCGGTGTCGGCCCTGCCGGGCGGGCGCGGTGATGGTCAGCCTGTCACCACGCTGATCGAGCTGGAAGCAGGCACTCAGCTGCTCTACTACTTTGCGGGTGCTGAAAGCACGCAGCTGCTGCTGTCGGGCTCGGGCGCTTACGGCTTTATGGCTGCAGTGGGCGACATGCTCTCACGTCAGAAAGCGGGCAAGGCCTTTGTCACGCTGGGCGAAGGCGAGACTTTGTGCGCTCCATCCGTCGTGCACGGCGTGCCCATGAATGCACGAGCTGAATATGAAGAAGGTGGCGAGCAGGCCGCTGGTCTGCTTAACCCCGCCACGCATGTGATTTGCGCATCGGTAGGCGGGCGCATTCTGACGTTCGAGATTGGCGAGATCAAAGCCATGCCAAAGGGTGGTCGCGGCCTCATGCTTATCAGTCTGGAAGATAAGGACACCCTGGCCGGAGCTGCAGCCTACACGCGCAGCATTCGCCTGGATGGCATTGGTCGTGGTGGCAAGGCGCGTACCGAGACGCTGGAAATTCGCAGCCTCAATAACGCCCGTGGCAACCGTGGCCGCAAGGGCAAGGCAGCAGACCTGGGCTTCAAGCCGCAGAGCGTGACGCGCGTGGAATAA